From a region of the Methanoculleus receptaculi genome:
- a CDS encoding V-type ATPase subunit subunit G family protein has product MKTDVLKSIKETEEEYQAMIRDAQAERRKSLSDAEVEAENLIAKAQKDAEDYRNQRLAEARAEAQRRYAEIVREGEARAEALKASGRKNLTKAVDFVVTRFKEQVHAET; this is encoded by the coding sequence ATGAAGACCGATGTCCTGAAAAGCATCAAGGAAACAGAAGAAGAGTATCAGGCGATGATCCGCGATGCGCAGGCCGAGAGGAGGAAGAGCCTCTCAGATGCTGAGGTGGAGGCTGAAAACCTGATCGCCAAGGCGCAGAAGGATGCCGAGGATTACAGGAATCAGCGCCTTGCTGAGGCAAGGGCCGAAGCGCAGAGGAGGTATGCGGAGATTGTCAGGGAAGGTGAAGCGCGCGCAGAAGCGCTGAAAGCGTCTGGAAGAAAGAACCTTACTAAAGCTGTAGATTTTGTGGTTACGCGGTTTAAGGAGCAGGTGCATGCTGAGACCTGA
- a CDS encoding KaiC domain-containing protein, giving the protein MLSGGLIENSICALVGTYGTGKTMLALQFAYEGLSRGEKVIYISLEEREEHLRATMAQKGWDPGAFGDRFYLLKLDPTDFNLAINSIKNELPALIESTGASRVVIDPISLFEGLFEDESERRREMFRFVEVMRDEACTLVLTSETRPGNPEESRYGIIEYLADTVILLRYIRSPGLTEVHLVIEVVKMRRSAHSREIKPFEILQDGILVHSEASLF; this is encoded by the coding sequence ATGCTCTCGGGAGGGCTTATTGAGAATAGCATATGCGCGCTTGTCGGGACGTACGGCACCGGGAAGACGATGCTTGCACTCCAGTTTGCCTATGAGGGTCTCTCCCGCGGTGAGAAGGTGATCTACATCAGCCTTGAAGAGCGGGAGGAACACCTCCGCGCCACGATGGCGCAGAAAGGATGGGATCCCGGGGCGTTTGGCGATCGATTTTACCTCCTCAAACTTGATCCGACTGATTTCAACCTTGCGATCAACAGCATCAAGAACGAACTTCCCGCTCTCATCGAGAGCACGGGGGCTTCAAGAGTGGTCATCGACCCGATATCCCTGTTTGAGGGGCTTTTTGAGGATGAGTCCGAGCGGCGGCGGGAGATGTTCAGGTTTGTGGAGGTGATGCGGGATGAGGCCTGCACCCTGGTGCTGACGAGTGAGACCCGTCCTGGAAACCCGGAGGAGAGCAGGTACGGCATCATCGAGTACCTGGCCGATACGGTGATACTTCTGCGCTACATCCGCTCTCCGGGGCTCACCGAGGTCCACCTCGTCATTGAGGTCGTGAAGATGCGCCGCTCGGCTCATTCGCGTGAGATCAAACCGTTTGAGATCCTCCAGGACGGTATCCTCGTCCACTCGGAGGCAAGCCTCTTTTGA
- a CDS encoding TldD/PmbA family protein — translation MNGEDLIEMVLREGERLADEVEVFSARGQSVSTEIKKGIIGVAEESEAWSMAIRTVRNGRIGFSSTGDPDRWRDCLDAALASGRLATPQRWEGFPGPAAFSGVPSSADRGLEVAVEDAARMVDDLLAGAAEHPVDVIGGSADLGRSHLSIANSNGISYDMERTVVGVSLETIREQSTGYEFDVSPFRNDINPRAVGELAAMLAARSLGGRDIETGRYDIVLSPVAAASLIGQVLVPALSGRNVKAGRSPLAERVGEQVFDGSLSVYDDPFAPGPGSTAWDAEGVPTRRLVFIEQGVVRGFAYDLKTGYRYGEESTGSAVRTGNEPPAIGVHNLFINGAREREPGYGRAVWIHDVVGAHTANPFSGDFSVEVSNPFWMEDGELIEPIRAAMLSGNVFEMLGEIGGFGNDARRVGRLTIPSIRLNNQQIIGK, via the coding sequence ATGAACGGCGAAGACCTGATAGAGATGGTTCTCCGGGAAGGTGAGCGCCTGGCAGACGAGGTTGAGGTCTTCTCCGCCCGCGGGCAGAGCGTCAGCACCGAGATCAAGAAAGGGATCATCGGGGTCGCCGAGGAGTCGGAGGCCTGGAGCATGGCTATCCGGACTGTCAGGAACGGGCGGATCGGGTTCTCGTCCACCGGCGACCCTGACCGCTGGAGGGACTGCCTGGATGCGGCGCTCGCAAGCGGCCGACTCGCCACACCACAGCGGTGGGAGGGATTCCCTGGACCGGCTGCTTTCTCAGGCGTCCCCTCCTCCGCAGACAGAGGCCTCGAAGTCGCGGTCGAGGACGCAGCCAGGATGGTCGATGACCTCCTCGCCGGCGCCGCGGAGCACCCCGTGGATGTCATCGGAGGGTCTGCGGATCTAGGCCGGTCACACCTCTCGATCGCTAACTCAAACGGCATCTCTTACGATATGGAACGGACGGTGGTGGGAGTCTCCCTGGAGACGATCCGGGAACAGTCCACCGGCTACGAGTTCGACGTCTCACCGTTCCGTAACGATATCAACCCCCGCGCCGTCGGAGAACTGGCTGCGATGCTTGCCGCACGCTCTCTTGGCGGGCGCGATATAGAGACCGGGCGATACGATATAGTCCTCTCCCCCGTTGCGGCCGCAAGCCTCATCGGCCAGGTTCTCGTCCCGGCACTTTCCGGGCGGAACGTGAAGGCCGGGCGATCGCCCCTGGCAGAGAGGGTGGGCGAGCAGGTCTTTGACGGGTCACTGTCAGTCTATGACGACCCATTTGCCCCGGGGCCGGGAAGCACCGCCTGGGATGCCGAAGGTGTTCCCACCCGACGGCTGGTCTTCATCGAGCAGGGTGTGGTCAGGGGGTTTGCCTACGACCTCAAAACCGGCTACCGCTACGGTGAGGAGAGCACTGGAAGCGCCGTCCGCACCGGGAACGAACCCCCGGCGATCGGGGTGCACAACCTCTTCATCAACGGGGCCCGGGAGAGAGAGCCAGGTTATGGGCGTGCAGTCTGGATCCACGACGTTGTCGGGGCCCACACCGCAAACCCCTTCTCCGGCGACTTCTCGGTTGAGGTCTCAAACCCCTTCTGGATGGAGGATGGGGAACTGATCGAACCTATCCGGGCGGCGATGCTATCAGGGAACGTCTTTGAGATGCTCGGAGAGATCGGGGGGTTCGGGAACGATGCAAGGCGCGTCGGACGGCTCACCATTCCATCAATACGGTTAAATAACCAGCAGATCATTGGTAAATAG
- a CDS encoding pro-sigmaK processing inhibitor BofA family protein: MMEEILAILLAVAIAAALYYLMKKALTLVINAIAGLITLWALNYFSVLAWFGAPDIQISLVTILICALGGLPGALILVLLHLIGITI, encoded by the coding sequence ATGATGGAAGAGATCCTTGCCATCCTTCTTGCAGTTGCGATAGCCGCAGCGCTTTACTACCTGATGAAGAAGGCGCTGACGCTTGTCATCAACGCCATCGCCGGCCTCATCACGCTCTGGGCCCTGAACTACTTCAGCGTCCTCGCCTGGTTTGGTGCGCCCGATATCCAGATCTCACTTGTGACAATACTCATATGCGCTCTTGGAGGGCTGCCCGGCGCCCTCATCCTGGTGCTCCTCCACCTCATCGGGATCACGATCTGA
- a CDS encoding V-type ATP synthase subunit I, which translates to MLRPEGMRRLLIAAPKSEIETIIRELYRHNVYHIEDFVPESESEGLSIGHPLPEASDAASALIKVRAIESACGIDPGSMEVKRKIPASRVREMIRTDLPAIQKEVEDLVNSRSKLEAQKKEHEQRARELEPFTAIPLDLEFYRGYRSFTVFAGHISRDIEIGVPHEKCFSDKVTGNMIVVVVHNEHREEVERILLNTGFQALAVPGESGAPADRLQTHLNEIRRIDDEIAAINRRLVEIREQYAELLVACDELLTADVERAEAPLRFATTEETFISEGWVPDSQAGKIREALERVTAGRIYIEELEIEDDARVPVEYDNPPFATPMQLLVDLYGRPRYSELDPTLLVAIVFPIFFGLIVGDAGYGAILLAMSLGLRRFLKGEGMRSLLKVGTYAGVSSIVFGILYSEFLGYSLPWEPLIFSRHLNIGGHATGHGPQVIELLILAIWIGILHVTLGRVLGIANARRLHHGKHATKAIVANAGWLGVMWGILLLIWSIFPIPLMPNLTGLPVVLMGLNASAVAGAVLLVAGIIGIAQENPLEVVELPTILSHVISYARLVAVGLSSVAIAMMVNYIAIGMLIEPYLEVITPVGVIAIIFGILVFLLGHLLNTALGILGGGLHSLRLHYVEFFTKFYKGGGIKYNPFGMRSKFMEE; encoded by the coding sequence ATGCTGAGACCTGAAGGTATGCGCCGGCTGCTCATCGCGGCCCCAAAGAGCGAGATCGAGACCATCATCCGGGAGCTCTACCGCCACAACGTCTATCACATCGAGGACTTTGTGCCGGAGAGTGAATCTGAGGGGCTCTCGATCGGCCACCCGCTCCCGGAGGCAAGTGATGCAGCTTCGGCGCTAATCAAGGTCAGGGCAATCGAGAGTGCATGCGGGATAGACCCCGGCAGCATGGAGGTCAAAAGAAAGATCCCCGCGTCGAGAGTCAGGGAGATGATCCGGACGGATCTGCCCGCCATCCAGAAAGAGGTGGAGGATCTCGTCAACTCACGCTCAAAACTTGAGGCACAAAAGAAGGAGCACGAGCAGCGCGCGAGAGAACTTGAACCGTTCACTGCGATCCCGCTGGACCTTGAGTTCTACCGGGGCTACAGGAGTTTTACCGTTTTTGCGGGGCACATCTCGCGTGACATCGAGATCGGCGTTCCTCATGAGAAGTGCTTCTCCGACAAAGTTACCGGCAACATGATCGTTGTCGTGGTTCATAATGAACACCGGGAAGAGGTCGAACGGATCCTCCTCAACACCGGGTTCCAGGCGCTTGCCGTGCCGGGGGAGAGTGGGGCACCGGCTGACCGCCTCCAGACTCACCTGAATGAGATCAGGCGGATCGATGACGAGATTGCTGCGATCAACCGAAGACTTGTGGAGATCCGGGAGCAGTACGCCGAACTCCTAGTAGCATGCGATGAACTACTCACGGCTGACGTAGAGCGGGCGGAAGCCCCGTTGCGATTTGCTACCACGGAGGAAACCTTCATAAGTGAAGGATGGGTGCCCGACAGCCAGGCCGGGAAGATCCGGGAGGCCCTGGAGAGGGTGACAGCCGGTAGGATCTACATCGAGGAACTGGAGATCGAGGACGACGCAAGGGTGCCGGTTGAGTATGACAACCCCCCGTTCGCCACCCCAATGCAGTTGCTCGTAGACCTCTACGGGCGGCCGCGCTACTCTGAACTCGACCCCACACTGCTGGTAGCCATCGTTTTTCCCATCTTCTTCGGGCTGATCGTGGGTGACGCGGGTTATGGGGCGATCCTGCTCGCGATGAGCCTTGGCCTGCGGAGGTTCCTGAAAGGAGAAGGGATGAGGAGTCTGCTCAAGGTGGGCACCTACGCAGGCGTCTCAAGCATCGTCTTTGGCATACTCTACAGCGAGTTTCTGGGATACTCGCTCCCGTGGGAACCGCTGATCTTCTCCAGACACCTCAACATCGGGGGGCACGCAACCGGTCACGGCCCCCAGGTGATCGAACTCCTGATCCTTGCGATCTGGATAGGCATCCTGCACGTCACGCTCGGGCGTGTTCTCGGCATTGCCAATGCGCGGAGACTTCACCACGGCAAACACGCAACAAAGGCAATCGTCGCAAACGCCGGCTGGCTTGGGGTGATGTGGGGTATCCTGCTCCTGATCTGGTCGATCTTTCCCATACCGCTGATGCCCAACCTTACGGGGCTCCCGGTTGTACTCATGGGACTGAACGCCAGCGCAGTTGCGGGTGCCGTCCTGCTTGTGGCAGGCATCATCGGGATTGCACAGGAGAACCCACTTGAGGTTGTGGAACTTCCAACGATCTTAAGTCATGTAATCTCCTACGCCCGTCTTGTGGCTGTGGGCTTATCGTCAGTCGCAATCGCGATGATGGTCAACTACATCGCGATTGGAATGCTTATAGAACCGTATCTTGAAGTGATCACCCCTGTAGGTGTGATTGCTATCATCTTTGGCATACTCGTCTTCCTGCTGGGTCACCTGCTGAACACAGCACTTGGCATCCTGGGAGGCGGTCTGCATTCACTTCGTCTCCACTATGTTGAGTTCTTCACCAAGTTCTACAAGGGTGGAGGCATAAAGTACAATCCTTTCGGTATGAGATCAAAGTTTATGGAGGAATAA
- a CDS encoding type II/IV secretion system ATPase subunit produces the protein MPDEAVREMQGSGATGRVEGHGSIVDAAAGGANHHPQRRILNRILRPGEEKRRTDEYNPAKFGPLTEGVIPPGYREIDRYWVTEGIALVVIARNLETKQTEYLLFEPVLSEFEYELLERLYADLRDVLILEDRDLVTDRRVVLAKRVENLLAEYGITLPDDSFYRLRYYLERNFIGWSRIDALMKDPRIEDISCNGANIPIFLYHRKHQNIKTHISFNEPALNSLAIKLAQRSGKHVSIGSPLVDATLPDGSRLQVALGREVTSRGTSFTIRKFRESPFTPVELMETNTFDIDQLVYFWLAIENNKSLLFVGGTASGKTTSLNAVALFIPPLSKIVSIEDTREITLYHENWVATVTREMPAGAPGATPIGMFELLKAAMRQRPEYILVGEVRGSEAQTLFQAMNTGHTTFSTMHASDVDAAIHRLESAPLNVPRNMLQALDIISVQALTHRGGDRVRRCREIVEIAGVDPNTGNVQVNTVFDYNPVTDTFSYTGRSRIFAAIMEYRGWGLKRLEEELETRRTILRAMLDQGIRDYRSVARIIQTWTISPETVLSSIDDLGELIR, from the coding sequence ATGCCGGATGAGGCGGTCAGGGAGATGCAGGGATCTGGTGCAACCGGGCGTGTAGAGGGGCACGGTTCTATCGTGGACGCAGCAGCCGGGGGAGCGAACCACCACCCTCAACGCCGCATCCTCAACCGCATTCTCCGGCCAGGGGAAGAAAAACGGAGAACGGACGAGTATAATCCAGCAAAATTCGGCCCCCTTACAGAAGGGGTGATCCCGCCCGGCTACAGAGAGATAGACCGCTACTGGGTCACAGAAGGTATAGCACTCGTCGTGATAGCCCGCAACCTCGAGACGAAACAGACTGAGTACCTCTTATTCGAACCGGTGCTCTCGGAATTCGAGTACGAACTCCTGGAACGCCTCTACGCAGACCTGAGAGATGTCCTGATCCTGGAAGACCGCGACCTCGTCACCGACCGTCGGGTCGTTCTGGCAAAGAGGGTGGAGAACCTGCTCGCTGAGTACGGCATCACCCTCCCGGACGACTCATTCTACCGGCTCCGCTACTACCTTGAACGAAACTTCATTGGCTGGTCGCGCATCGACGCGCTGATGAAGGATCCAAGAATCGAGGATATATCCTGCAACGGCGCAAACATACCCATATTCCTCTATCACCGCAAACACCAGAACATCAAGACCCATATCAGTTTCAACGAACCCGCCCTGAACTCCCTTGCGATCAAACTTGCACAGCGTTCTGGAAAGCACGTCTCCATAGGTAGCCCCCTCGTTGACGCAACCCTGCCGGACGGCTCACGGCTGCAGGTTGCACTCGGCCGTGAGGTCACCAGTCGCGGGACATCGTTTACCATACGCAAGTTCCGCGAGTCGCCGTTCACACCCGTGGAACTCATGGAGACAAACACCTTCGACATAGACCAGCTCGTCTACTTCTGGCTGGCGATCGAGAACAACAAAAGCCTCCTCTTTGTCGGCGGGACGGCGTCGGGTAAGACCACCTCGTTAAACGCAGTCGCCCTCTTCATCCCCCCGCTCTCAAAGATCGTCTCCATCGAGGACACCAGGGAGATCACACTATATCACGAGAACTGGGTCGCGACCGTCACGCGCGAGATGCCCGCGGGGGCGCCTGGCGCCACTCCTATCGGAATGTTTGAACTCCTGAAAGCCGCGATGCGCCAGCGTCCCGAGTACATCCTGGTCGGGGAGGTCCGAGGAAGCGAGGCCCAGACACTCTTTCAGGCGATGAACACGGGGCACACGACGTTTTCCACGATGCACGCAAGCGACGTCGATGCAGCAATCCACCGCCTGGAGAGCGCGCCGCTCAATGTACCGAGAAACATGCTCCAGGCTCTGGACATCATATCAGTTCAGGCTCTCACCCACCGTGGAGGAGATCGCGTGAGAAGGTGCCGCGAGATCGTCGAGATCGCCGGGGTTGACCCGAACACGGGGAACGTTCAGGTAAACACCGTCTTTGATTACAATCCCGTGACCGACACCTTCTCCTACACAGGAAGATCCCGGATATTTGCCGCGATCATGGAGTACCGCGGGTGGGGGCTGAAACGGCTCGAGGAAGAACTGGAGACCCGACGGACGATCCTCCGCGCTATGCTCGATCAGGGCATCCGCGATTACAGGTCGGTCGCACGGATCATCCAGACCTGGACGATCAGCCCTGAAACGGTGCTCTCCTCCATCGACGACCTTGGTGAGTTGATCCGCTGA
- a CDS encoding ATPase, protein MVDFGTAEVTLEMVQASQIGMKALGAALAVGMTGIASAIAEQSIGSAAVGATAENRDVFGLALLLTVIPETIVIFGLVVALLILF, encoded by the coding sequence ATGGTAGATTTTGGCACAGCTGAAGTAACTCTTGAAATGGTCCAGGCATCGCAGATAGGAATGAAGGCACTCGGCGCAGCTCTTGCAGTCGGTATGACCGGCATAGCATCCGCCATTGCAGAACAGTCGATCGGCTCTGCAGCCGTCGGTGCAACGGCGGAGAATCGTGACGTATTCGGTCTTGCGCTGCTGCTGACGGTTATCCCCGAAACAATTGTTATCTTCGGTCTTGTGGTTGCACTGCTGATTCTGTTCTGA
- a CDS encoding type II secretion system F family protein — protein sequence MPSLRVHLRRFIRRRVERNPMRYRDLRKDLVAANIGVTIEHYLLLAFLVSLLIGATCAAAAFLAMQLLPLPQFSLGIYNVFCIGLPDYVLTDRVFTALHLLVSVVIFILAAYASRALALRYPAIHKTTRATRINLLLHNAVSYMYAMRRGGAEMVDIFRSLSENAGIYGEVADEFRRVVRDTDYFGCDLITALQNLQETTPSEKLQDFIQDLISVIESGGDVLEYLETRVRLYQEDAKFEQQNFLSTLQMAAESYVALFVAGPLFLIIVMIVMGFLSSTPITQLSVVIYLLIPVGSLFFILFIDIISIKTETVERYTLAKWLHEFDDVRVEKRAGEESLFRKLRNYDRIRDLRSFLRHPLQVFLIDPNRTFYVTVPIAVVYVILLLTVTPAYPDIEVLIDVLDDHLVVALLIMLVPFGICYQVWRTKVMRIEASIPEFLSRLSGINQVGLTLAQAISILASADLGVLTYEIRKIQRDIEWGASVQEALIRFEVRIRTPAIARAVTLITTASRMTGSIGEVLNIAARDAAISENLKRERSAEMSIYTVIVYLVFIVFLFVVAVIDSQFLTVLAGVETVSGAGAGMGAIPLGTTPIATFERLLFHGVLIQAIFSGLIAGQMGEASVRAGVKHAAVMLIIALLVFAVIL from the coding sequence ATGCCATCTCTGCGTGTGCACCTCCGTCGCTTCATCCGTCGGAGGGTGGAGCGCAACCCCATGCGATACCGTGACCTCCGTAAAGACCTGGTTGCGGCAAACATCGGGGTGACGATTGAGCACTACCTTCTGCTGGCATTCCTTGTCTCCCTGCTCATCGGTGCCACCTGTGCCGCAGCAGCATTCCTTGCGATGCAACTCCTCCCGCTTCCTCAGTTCAGCCTCGGGATCTACAACGTATTTTGCATCGGCCTGCCGGATTACGTCCTGACCGATCGGGTGTTTACGGCACTGCACCTTCTAGTCAGCGTGGTCATCTTCATTCTCGCAGCCTATGCATCCCGCGCACTTGCCCTGCGCTACCCTGCCATTCACAAGACAACCCGGGCAACCCGGATCAACCTGCTGCTCCATAACGCTGTCTCTTACATGTATGCTATGCGGCGGGGGGGCGCGGAGATGGTGGATATATTCCGCTCCCTCAGCGAGAACGCAGGGATCTATGGTGAAGTTGCAGACGAGTTCCGCCGGGTGGTCAGGGACACGGATTACTTCGGCTGCGACCTCATAACCGCGCTCCAGAACCTGCAGGAGACAACACCGTCAGAGAAACTACAGGATTTCATCCAGGACCTGATCTCGGTGATCGAGAGCGGTGGAGACGTCCTTGAATACCTGGAGACGCGGGTTCGGCTCTACCAGGAGGATGCAAAGTTCGAGCAGCAGAACTTCCTCTCCACCCTTCAGATGGCTGCCGAATCCTATGTGGCGCTCTTTGTCGCCGGGCCGCTCTTTCTTATCATCGTCATGATCGTGATGGGGTTTCTGAGCAGCACACCAATTACGCAACTCTCGGTCGTTATCTACCTCCTCATCCCGGTCGGTTCGCTCTTCTTCATCCTGTTCATAGACATCATCTCGATCAAGACCGAGACCGTCGAACGGTATACCTTGGCAAAATGGCTCCACGAGTTCGATGACGTCCGCGTCGAGAAGCGCGCCGGCGAAGAGTCACTCTTCCGGAAACTGCGCAACTACGACAGGATCCGTGATCTGCGATCATTCCTCCGGCACCCGCTGCAGGTGTTTCTCATCGATCCAAACAGGACGTTTTACGTGACCGTCCCGATTGCTGTAGTCTATGTAATTCTCCTACTCACGGTGACGCCCGCTTACCCTGATATCGAGGTCCTGATCGATGTCCTGGACGACCACCTGGTCGTGGCACTGCTGATCATGCTCGTTCCTTTCGGCATCTGCTACCAGGTCTGGCGAACGAAGGTGATGAGGATCGAGGCGAGCATCCCGGAGTTCTTGAGCCGCCTCTCAGGCATCAACCAGGTGGGGCTGACGCTGGCGCAGGCGATCTCGATCCTGGCATCCGCCGATCTCGGCGTGCTGACATACGAGATCAGAAAGATCCAGCGTGACATCGAGTGGGGAGCGAGCGTTCAGGAGGCGCTTATCCGGTTTGAGGTGCGGATACGCACCCCGGCCATCGCCAGGGCGGTCACCCTGATCACCACCGCAAGCCGGATGACCGGCAGTATAGGTGAGGTGCTCAACATTGCAGCCAGAGACGCAGCGATCTCGGAGAACCTCAAGCGGGAGAGAAGCGCCGAGATGTCAATCTACACGGTCATAGTCTACCTGGTCTTCATCGTCTTCCTTTTTGTCGTGGCCGTCATCGACTCCCAGTTCCTCACCGTCCTGGCCGGTGTCGAGACCGTCTCCGGGGCTGGAGCGGGCATGGGCGCGATCCCTCTCGGCACCACACCCATTGCAACGTTTGAACGTCTGCTCTTCCATGGGGTGCTCATCCAGGCCATCTTCTCGGGGCTGATCGCCGGACAGATGGGTGAGGCTTCAGTAAGGGCCGGCGTCAAACACGCAGCCGTGATGCTCATCATCGCACTTCTGGTCTTCGCGGTCATCTTGTAG
- a CDS encoding V-type ATP synthase subunit E family protein, with amino-acid sequence MGLEAVVNEIREKGQREAEAIRAETRAEVEKILKEAQERAAAIKTAAQEEAERTASHIINQETSAANLAVKRLILNAQKDVLDQVYSASLAAVGDLLAEFQEKALTSLLKRAAKEIREGVVHANERDTPIVREILSRDKNLSGYTLGSPVEIPGGIIVESKDGDLQIDYSYRTFLDEIWESCLKDVSDILFT; translated from the coding sequence ATGGGACTCGAAGCAGTCGTGAACGAGATCCGGGAGAAAGGGCAAAGGGAGGCCGAGGCGATCCGGGCGGAGACCCGGGCTGAAGTAGAGAAGATCCTGAAAGAGGCACAGGAGCGCGCTGCTGCGATCAAGACCGCGGCGCAGGAAGAAGCGGAACGGACGGCCAGCCACATCATCAACCAGGAGACCTCCGCGGCGAACCTGGCAGTAAAGCGGCTGATCTTAAACGCTCAGAAGGATGTCCTCGATCAGGTCTACTCGGCCTCTCTTGCCGCTGTCGGTGATCTGCTGGCCGAGTTCCAGGAGAAGGCGCTCACATCTCTGCTGAAGAGAGCGGCAAAGGAGATCAGAGAAGGCGTTGTCCACGCAAACGAACGGGATACCCCGATTGTAAGGGAGATCCTCTCCAGAGACAAGAACTTGTCGGGCTACACTCTTGGTAGCCCGGTCGAGATCCCAGGCGGTATCATTGTCGAGAGCAAAGACGGCGATCTGCAGATCGACTACAGTTACCGTACGTTCCTGGATGAGATCTGGGAATCCTGTCTGAAGGACGTGTCAGATATACTGTTCACATGA
- a CDS encoding alpha/beta hydrolase: MLARWDEMIVPLDGETLLLRGERSLLLAAKASSRFVLFIETVEDEYCQAVDPDDLVAVSMPEGGPAEQAEMMLELVRRYHTPLVVLPKDHPGSRRLSMVVSVGPQIHLSCTIQRGTHPEQHLLCSSEEFSGVSLSGIPGGVVIKNLPSRIEVVVLDGEKSAEDKQQ; this comes from the coding sequence TTGCTCGCCAGGTGGGACGAGATGATAGTGCCCCTCGACGGCGAGACCCTCCTTCTGCGAGGTGAGCGCTCTCTTCTTCTGGCCGCGAAGGCCTCTTCCAGGTTTGTGCTCTTTATCGAGACCGTGGAGGACGAGTACTGCCAGGCGGTCGACCCGGATGACCTTGTCGCTGTCTCAATGCCGGAAGGAGGCCCTGCCGAGCAGGCAGAGATGATGCTCGAACTCGTCAGGCGCTACCATACCCCGCTTGTTGTCCTCCCTAAAGACCATCCTGGATCACGGCGCCTCTCCATGGTCGTCTCGGTTGGCCCACAGATTCATCTCTCATGCACCATCCAGCGCGGGACGCACCCGGAGCAGCACCTTCTCTGCTCATCGGAAGAGTTTTCAGGTGTTTCGCTTTCCGGGATTCCTGGTGGAGTTGTAATAAAAAACCTTCCTTCCAGAATTGAGGTGGTGGTTCTGGATGGAGAAAAATCCGCAGAAGACAAACAACAATAA
- a CDS encoding RAD55 family ATPase: protein MHDRLLMRMPTGIPSLDPVLDGGVPPGSVVLLLGEHGAGNVEFVQTSLMHLTRLKRAGQTGGERLLVPPSISYVTITRMREDILREVALSFSPDLYDQLGEGILFHDLSEFYFDASIVPPSWYGAGTAMERLQKKQRREGGGILAELAGVLKVLPEDGLIVLDSLTDITPSLAECEDWHTFIAFLRGLQRAAKNWNCTIFLLLASGILDRSRELEIADCVDATFIFQWEESGAQRRQRVMYFGKFRGVMTRLEDKNLVKFAVSISAKGGFEVRNIRMVV, encoded by the coding sequence ATGCACGATCGCCTCCTGATGAGGATGCCGACGGGTATACCTTCACTCGATCCTGTCCTGGATGGCGGTGTTCCGCCGGGTTCGGTTGTGCTCCTCCTCGGGGAGCACGGTGCCGGCAACGTGGAGTTCGTGCAGACCTCTCTTATGCACCTGACCCGGCTGAAGCGAGCGGGGCAGACCGGTGGCGAGCGGCTGCTGGTCCCGCCGAGCATCTCCTATGTGACGATCACCAGGATGCGGGAAGATATACTGAGGGAGGTTGCGCTCTCTTTTAGCCCGGATCTCTACGACCAGCTCGGGGAGGGGATCCTCTTTCATGACCTCTCGGAGTTCTACTTCGATGCCAGCATCGTTCCGCCAAGCTGGTATGGGGCAGGCACCGCCATGGAACGTCTGCAGAAGAAACAGCGCAGGGAGGGTGGCGGCATCCTTGCAGAACTTGCGGGTGTGCTCAAGGTGCTCCCCGAGGATGGGTTGATAGTCCTGGACTCCCTGACCGATATCACGCCGTCGCTTGCAGAGTGTGAGGATTGGCACACCTTTATCGCTTTCCTGCGCGGACTGCAGCGTGCGGCGAAAAACTGGAACTGCACCATCTTCCTTTTGCTCGCCTCCGGTATACTTGATAGGTCGCGGGAACTCGAGATTGCTGACTGTGTCGATGCCACGTTCATTTTCCAGTGGGAGGAGAGCGGCGCACAGCGCCGGCAGCGGGTCATGTACTTCGGGAAGTTCCGGGGCGTGATGACCCGGCTTGAGGATAAGAACCTGGTAAAGTTTGCGGTCTCTATATCGGCGAAGGGTGGTTTTGAGGTCAGGAACATCAGGATGGTGGTATAA